One Myripristis murdjan chromosome 18, fMyrMur1.1, whole genome shotgun sequence DNA window includes the following coding sequences:
- the ankrd53 gene encoding LOW QUALITY PROTEIN: ankyrin repeat domain-containing protein 53 (The sequence of the model RefSeq protein was modified relative to this genomic sequence to represent the inferred CDS: deleted 4 bases in 2 codons) gives MANKVSRTAAPAGGSRFLAAAAGDPQQLGLRLQAGSHPHLDREVALHVACLHGSWPCVELLVERRLVEINSSGPHGRRPVHVVLSSQSAPNSSACLRYLLEHGADINVPTDAGQTPLHLAASEGLLDCVERCWCRAGGGRAGTDGHGTTALDLARIYCHRKYLKNCMWQQKRRKKWGEEASPDARSGPCGNGQTESHQKNKPLTGEQMAEWANKKGLPVLKEFSPKVLLSQYHTQCLLSGQDGSGLKHVKGPNKPQPGGPPEDMNLSTCPAKSPAASVPRLQLEKPQTDPDLRDVITLWSSSSGAPQYCTKWDSTPRAAPDLPLDILKRLLFPLAFPSRIASPWQFQPQDILQLPHLGRPQGQSASPWTEVAMHLAEVLEPGHY, from the exons ATGGCAAA TAAAGTTTCCCGAACAGCTGCTCCGGCCGGCGGCTCCAGGTTCCTGGCGGCCGCCGCTGGGGACCCGCAGCAGCTCGGCCTCAGGCTCCAGGCCGGCTCACACCCGCACCTGGACAGAGAGGTGG CGCTCCACGTGGCTTGCCTCCACGGC AGCTGGCCCTGTGTGGAGCTGCTAGTGGAGCGCAGGCTGGTGGAGATCAACAGCAGCGGCCCCCACGGTCGCCGGCCCGTCCACGTGGTCCTCTCCTCCCAGAGTGCACCCAACTCCTCCGCCTGCCTCAGATACCTGCTGGAGCACGGGGCGGACATCAATGT CCCCACAGACGCAGGGCAGACGCCGCTGCACCTGGCCGCCTCCGAGGGCCTGCTGGACTGCGTTGAGAGGTGCTGGTGCAGGGCCGGGGGCGGACGTGCTGGCACG GACGGGCATGGGACCACCGCTCTGGACCTGGCACGCATCTACTGCCACAGGAA gtaTCTGAAGAACTGCATGTGGcagcagaaaagaagaaagaaatggggAGAGGAAGCAAGTCCAGATGCTCGATCAGGACCTTGTGGAAATGGCCAAACTGAATCACaccagaaaaacaag CCGCTCACAGGGGAGCAGATGGCAGAGTGGGCAAACAAGAAAGGTCTGCCCGTCCTGAAGGAGTTCTCCCCTAAAGTCCTGCTGAGCCAGTACCACACCCAGTGCCTCTTATCAGGGCAGGACGGCTCCGGTCTCAAACATGTAAAGGGCCCAAATAAACCGCAGCCAGGAGGCCCTCCGGAGGACATGAATCTCTCCACCTGTCCCGCTAAGTCTCCTGCAGCCTCAGTCCCCAGGCTCCAGCTAGAGAAACCCCAAACAGATCCAGACCTGAGGGACGTCATCACCCTGTGGAGTAGCAGCAGCGGGGCACCTCAGTACTGCACCAAGTGGGACAGCACGCCCCGGGCCGCCCCCGACCTGCCGCTGGACATCCTTAAGAGGCTGCTGTTTCCCCTAGCCTTTCCTTCCAGGATCGCCTCCCCTTGGCAATTCCAGCCACAGGACATCCTGCAGCTGCCGCACCTCGGACGCCCCCAGGGGCAGAGTGCCTCCCCCTGGACAGAGGTGGCCATGCACCTGGCCGAGGTCCTGGAGCCCGGACACTACTGA
- the tex261 gene encoding LOW QUALITY PROTEIN: protein TEX261 (The sequence of the model RefSeq protein was modified relative to this genomic sequence to represent the inferred CDS: inserted 1 base in 1 codon; deleted 1 base in 1 codon), whose translation MWFIYLLSWLSLVIQISFVTLAIAAGLYYLAELIEEYTVATSRIIKYMILFSTGVLAGLYLFEGFPVLMVGVGLFTNLVYFGLLQTFPYILLSSPNFILSCVWWLVNHYMAFQYFAEEYYPFSEVLAYFTICLWVIPFSFFVSLSAGENVLPSTMQQGDDVXSNTSPKGKRGKRSGILLVFSFLKEAVLPSRQKMY comes from the exons ATGTGGTTTATTTATCTCCTGAGCTGGCTGTCGCTGGTCATCCAGATATCCTTCGTCACCTTAGCAATCG CTGCTGGCCTGTACTACCTGGCAGAACTAATAGAAGAATACACAGTCGCCACCAGTCgaataataaaatacatgatACTG TTCTCGACAGGTGTGCTGGCAGGTCTGTACCTCTTTGAGGGCTTCCCAGTGTTGATGGTGGGAGTTGGCCTCTTCACCAACCTGGTGTACTTCGGCCTCCTGCAGACCTTCCCTTACATCCTGCTGAGCTCACCCAACTTCATCCTCTCCTGTG TGTGGTGGTTGGTGAATCACTACATGGCCTTCCAGTACTTTGCAGAAGAGTACTATCCTTTCTCTGAG GTGCTGGCGTACTTCACCATCTGCCTGTGGGTGATCCCCTTCTCCTTCTTTGTGTCACTCTCAGCGGGA GAGAATGTGCTTCCGTCCACGATGCAGCAAGGAG ATGACG GGTCTAATACTTCACCAAAGGGCAAGAGGGGGAAGAGGTCCGGGATCCTCCTCGTGTTCTCTTTCCTCAAGGAGGCAGTGCTGCCTAGCCGACAGAAAATGTACTGA